The DNA segment CTCCAACTCTTGCTGGGAGGGAACTAAACAACAGTTGTGAATGAAGGAAGAGGTAAGCAGGCAAGTAAGTAGAGAAAGAAGTGAGAGAGTAGAGTCAGGGAAAAAACTAGCAGGGAGAAAGTAGATTCAGGGAAGGGGTCaacaggaagaggaggaagaggaaaatgcCTGGAACAGCtcaaaggagaggaaaggaattaATTTTGGAATTTTGACTAATGTATATGactattttaattactgaatACTATGTTTGTGACTTGATGCTATACAGTAGAAGTATCTATTACCTAAGAATTGGGGGAAAAGCCATGGGACCTTCCCAGATCTCCATTCAGAAGCAGAGGAAAATACCCCCACTAAATAAAGTTTTGAAAAGTGGTAGAAGATTGAAATGAAGTTTTGTTTTTATCACAGCCCATGAGCCAGGATTGTTCAAAATATGGTTTACCTTTATATTTGTGTGAATGTAGGAAAAATCTGGCAAGATCATCTCCAATTAGTAATGATTACCTCTAGATTAGAATTGTAACTTTATGCATTTCCATATTATTTGAATATGTTACTATAAGGAAGTGttagttttatgattttaaacaaaaaattagaGCTAGGGAGAAATGCTTTCTAAATAAAGCTAGCATTACAATGGAATAATCCACAGATGAGATTTATAAGGTCCTAGACTTGGACCTGTCTTCTCTAAGTACAGTCTTTCCTCtaatatcttccagctctgaACACAGACCTTTTTCTGATATTTGttattctcctttccttttcctttgaaccGTGAATACTCCAGGATAATCTCTTCTTTTTATGATTGTCACACGTTTTAAAATTCTTCCCTGTTCACTGCTTCTTGTCATCCTTTTATAGTCTTTCTGTTATATggctatattttaaaactttcaatGTCACATATGCCTTGTCTACATTATTGCTGTTTCACTAGGTAATTCATTGTGCAgcaatttctttttcaaaacttaGAGAATACTGCAAAATATTTGTATGTTCTGAATTTCTTTTAGATGGGGAGACTAGACCTGAAATGAAAAAATCAACTCCAAACCAGAATATTTCTGATGAAAATCAAACCCATGACATGATAATGGAGAAACTAACAGGAGACAGTTTCTGGTACTCCATCTTTGGAAGACTCTGGGATTTTGATTACCAGTTAGAGTATAACCAAGAAAACAAGCAGAAACATTTAGGACAGGTATCTTTTACCCACAAAAATATCACACAGGTGGAAAGCCTTGAATGTATTAGATTTGGGGGAAACTATAATCTAAATTCAAACCTTATTATGCATCAAAGAATTCCTTCAATTAAAATATCCCTTAATTCTGATACACAAggaaatagcatcaaaaataattcaGGCTTGATTTACTATCAGGGAAAGTATGTAAGAGAGAATCCTTATGTATATAATGAGTGTGGAAAAATCTTCAATCAACATATTTTTCTTACTAATCATATTCATGCTGAAGAGAAACCCAGtgaatgtgggaaggcctttgGCCATAACTCATCTCTTGCTCAACCTCAGGTAGTCCTTACAGGAGAGAAGCCCTATAAATGTGATGAATGTGGGAAAAGATTCAGCCAGAGGATACATCTTATTCAACATCAACGAATTCACACAGGAGAAAAACCTTTTATATGCAATGAATGTGGAAAAGCTTTTCGTCAACATTCTTCCTTTACCCAACATCtgagaattcatactggagagaagcccTATAAGTGTAAACAATGTGATAAAGCCTTTAGCCGTATTACATCCCTTACTGAACATCACAGgcttcatactggagagaaaccttatgaatgtaGTTTTTGTGGGAAAACCTTTAGCCAGAGGACACATCTTAATCAGCATGAGAGAActcatacaggagagaaaccttATAAATGCAATGAATGTGAGAAAGCCTTTAGTCAGAGTGCACACCTTAATCAACATAGGAAAATCCATATCCGGGAGAAATTATGTGAGtataataaatgtgaaaaaaccttAAGCCACAATCCTTCACTTACTCAACAGCATGTAACTCATGGCAGGGAAatcatatgaatatataaatataggaAACTTTTTGATAAGACCTTTTCATTCCATTCAATATCAAATTATTCATAGCATAGAGGAAGCTTATCAAACTTTTAATGCATAGAAACCAAGCAATTTAGATCTTATACTAGTAGCATATTATATTCTAGGAAAGTGTTTAAatagtgaaaatattttataaacaagaTTATATTAGGAGTCACATTCCAAATCTGATACAAAACTGTTTTTAATACTGTAGGCAATAATCTATAATTATTcatctatgagttttatggtataAAGTTTTTAAATGATACGAGCATTGGTTAATCAAGGCAGCGATATAGTGTAACCAGTCACTAAACTTGAAATTATCAGAAAAGAGCACTATTTCTCAATATTACAGTTTTTAACCATAGtgtttacttaatatttttctttaaaaggacTCAGAATTTTTAACCTTGTCCTAGGAATTACTATTTGTGTAAATTACGAGTTTCATATGCTAATTATATTTGTTCTAATTTCCATCAAAGTAAATATAtaactttgaaattaaaaatatccatTAGTGTATCACCTAAATCTGTACCATTTGAGAAACAATGTGATAGGACATGgcaatattttattacttttttagcAATCCTTGCATTATTTTCATAGGACTTTCAAACAAGTCCtagattcactttttaaaaagtcttggaGGAGACTGAGGGTCATACTGATGAACTTTGACAAGTGATGCAGAAAAGTCTACTTTTCTATCCTGTTCTaattttaaacagattttttaattaatattgttatttcTGCTATATTTGCAGGTTTGAATAGAGAAGAGGTGTTCgttgttttttttataattacCAGAGGCTAAGAATACCTATGCCTCCCTGCACCACTATGTATATAATGAGTGTGGAAAAATCCATGTAGATGTGCCCTACGGTACATGGGGTAGTAAACTATACCAGAGGGTGAGCTGGCATCCCATTCTTAGTGAGGCTAAGAACCAGCAAAGAGCCTTGCCAGTTTTATAAACAATTAAGGAAATATTACTAAttggcttgatagttcattttccttgttgaaatatatttatgtaacACCTTTTCCCAAAATGAATTTAAGGTGGCTTAATTTGGTTTTTATTATATTGCCTTGAcagaaatcacatttttttttttttattttaataattattttttattgaagggtagttgacacacagtattacattacatgagtttcaagtgtacaacacagtggtagaacatttatatacataattctaggttccagctatcaccctaccaggctgtaacaatatcttgactatattccttatgctatacattacatcccggttactaatttattttaccattggaagtctgtccttttttttttttttttttttttttttttgtgagggcatctctcatatttattgatcaaatggttgttaacgacaataaaattctgtataggggagtcaatgctcaatgcacaatcattattccaccccaagcctaatttttgtcagtctccaatcttctgaggcataacaaacaagtttttacatgtagaacaaattcttacataatgaataagttacatagtgaacagtacaagggcagtcatcacagaaactttcggttttgctcatacattatgaactataaacagtcagttcaaatatgaatactgatttggtttttatacttgatttatatgtggataccacatttctctctttattattattatttttaataaaatgctgaagtggtaggtagatacaagataaaggtagaaaacatagtttagtgttgtaagagagcacatgtagatgatcaggtgtgtgcctgtagactatgtgttaatccaagctagaccagggcaataaaacatccacgtatgcagaagatttctctcagaacgggggggtgaggttctaagcctcacctctgttgatccccaatttctcacctgatggcccccctgcgactgtgcctgtcttaggttgttcctcccttgaggaatcttacccgtctctggctaaccagtcatcttccggggccatacagggaaatgtgaagttggtaagtgagagagaagccttattgtttgaaaaagttagctttttacttctttgcatatttatgccctgtggcttctatgcccagcatttgtcttgaggtatctttaccacttggaagaattatgatactcggtaaatttgatatgaggcacgaattctatttaagggttgtaattaggaaggaagaagaaaagctatagaagtagcaggcggaagaaaacatgggaagattgattatttctttgatatatcttcttgtagagtaacttcagcatgtataggttttaagctactacttaaattgcacacacacattaacataataggagtatagttacataaccaaagcatatctgtaattaccagccatctgcagtgaaaccaagaaaaccagttaggcaccttaggcatttgtgaaaacttatctatgatatggtggatattgtccaaatgaacttgaacagtctgagagaaatcagacaaattaaaacaacccattcctggggactgttcacatgccatatgttcttttaacaataaatagtttgtagttgtaagactttggagcgctacaatttgcacttctccaaattcttggttgagttccaacagtatagatccagtccaattttgttgttttactgtatgcacaggccagcttagatatctccttcctcattcccatggcaggtccaggaactggtgggatgagtgcatctacagctgtagcagtgcgtggatctttgttggggttttttgatgatcatcttctggcatgagtcttccagagggtgcagatgttggaagttctttttcatatcatatcttagttcattttcggggtagcccaattaggctttgatcctctgtataaacacaaacagaccctttgcctacacttttatatgccctttatacccttgtgtagaactcgttggaggttaccacacaggaactgccctttttttttttttttttttttttttgctatcactaatctacacttacatgacgaatattatgtttactaggctctcccctataccaggtctcccctataaacccctttacagtcactgtccatcagcatagcaaaatgttgtagaatcactacttgccttctctgtgttgtacagccctcccttttctcctacccccccatgcatgttaatcttaatacccccctacttctcccccccttatccctccctacccacccatcctccccagtccctttccctttggtacctgttagtccattcttgagttctgtgattctgctgctgttttgttccttcagtttttcctttgttcttatattccacagataagtgaaatcatttggtatttctctttctctgcttggcttgtttcactgagcataataccctccagctccatccatgttgctgcaaatgattggatttgcccttttcttatagctgagtagtattccattgtgtatatgtaccacatcttctttatccattcatctattgatggacatttaggttgcttccaattcttggctattgtaaatagtgctgcaataaacataggggtgcatctgtctttctcaaacttgattgctgcattcttagggtaaattcctaggagtgcaattcctgggtcaaatggtaagtctgttttgagcattttgatgtacctccatactgctttccacaatggttgaactaacttacattcccaccagcagtgtaggagggttcccctttctccacagcctcgccaacatttgttgttgtttgtcttttggatggcagccatccttactggtgtgaggtgatacctcattgtagttttaatttgcatttctctgataattagcgatgtggagcatcttttcatgtgtctgttggccatctgtatttcttttttggagaactgtctcttcagttcctctgcccattttttaattgggttatttgttttttgtttgttgaggcgtgagagctccttatatattctggacgtcaagcctttatcggatgtgtcattttcaaatatattctcccatactgtagggatccttcttgttctattgatggtgtcttttgctgtacagaagcttttcagcttaatatagtcccacttactcatttttgctgttgttttccttgcccggggagatatgttcaagaagaggtcactcatgtttatgtctaagaggttttcgcctatgttttcttccaggagtttaatggtttcatggcttacattcaggtctttgatccattttgagtttacttttgtatatggggttagacaatggtccagtttcattctcctacatgtagctgtccagttttgccagcaccacctgttgaagagactgtcatttcgccattgtatgtccatggctcctttatcaaatatta comes from the Manis pentadactyla isolate mManPen7 chromosome 10, mManPen7.hap1, whole genome shotgun sequence genome and includes:
- the ZNF713 gene encoding zinc finger protein 713 isoform X2 — protein: MLENYRNLVTLGHQLYKPEVITQLEQEEQWMMERGNSVDTHPDGETRPEMKKSTPNQNISDENQTHDMIMEKLTGDSFWYSIFGRLWDFDYQLEYNQENKQKHLGQVSFTHKNITQVESLECIRFGGNYNLNSNLIMHQRIPSIKISLNSDTQGNSIKNNSGLIYYQGKYVRENPYVYNECGKIFNQHIFLTNHIHAEEKPSECGKAFGHNSSLAQPQVVLTGEKPYKCDECGKRFSQRIHLIQHQRIHTGEKPFICNECGKAFRQHSSFTQHLRIHTGEKPYKCKQCDKAFSRITSLTEHHRLHTGEKPYECSFCGKTFSQRTHLNQHERTHTGEKPYKCNECEKAFSQSAHLNQHRKIHIREKLCEYNKCEKTLSHNPSLTQQHVTHGREII
- the ZNF713 gene encoding zinc finger protein 713 isoform X1, encoding MGSCGGVRGKSRLERPLSVEAVMPSQNAVLPWKGNTEEKETNDGSQMVRFQESLTFQDVAVDFTREEWDQLYPAQKNLYRDVMLENYRNLVTLGHQLYKPEVITQLEQEEQWMMERGNSVDTHPDGETRPEMKKSTPNQNISDENQTHDMIMEKLTGDSFWYSIFGRLWDFDYQLEYNQENKQKHLGQVSFTHKNITQVESLECIRFGGNYNLNSNLIMHQRIPSIKISLNSDTQGNSIKNNSGLIYYQGKYVRENPYVYNECGKIFNQHIFLTNHIHAEEKPSECGKAFGHNSSLAQPQVVLTGEKPYKCDECGKRFSQRIHLIQHQRIHTGEKPFICNECGKAFRQHSSFTQHLRIHTGEKPYKCKQCDKAFSRITSLTEHHRLHTGEKPYECSFCGKTFSQRTHLNQHERTHTGEKPYKCNECEKAFSQSAHLNQHRKIHIREKLCEYNKCEKTLSHNPSLTQQHVTHGREII